The Echinicola jeungdonensis genome segment AATCAATGAGTTTTTAGAAGTACAAGAAACAATCTTTTTAAATTCATTAGGTATATGCTTGGGCTGATGATGATGGCTTAAGCTTTAGAGCAGGGGAAATGGGCTATATTATAAGGATAGCGTAACTTAGAGGCGATGACAATAAGGTGTTTTTTTTAATTGTTAATAATCAATTGTTTACTGATCTGGTATTTTCAAAATAAAGGTTAAATTTAGATAGGTAAATCTAACCTTTTTGGGTAGGAAAGCTTGATGAAATGAATAAAGGTCAAGTTTTGGAATGACCTTAGGAGGATTGGTGAAAAAAATTTTAATTGATCCATGATTTTCAGAATTCTGACACTTCCGGTAAGGTACACATTTTCCAAGGTGAAAAAAGCCGTTGGTAAATTGGGTGAAATCAAAATAGAGCCGCTATATGCTTTTGGGAATAAAAGGCATATTTATGTTAAGGGGAGAGTGATCGAGGCTTACAAACAGAGTAAACCTTCTGCAAGAAAAAATTATTTCCAAAATATTTTGGGCGCTTTGAGGCGGTATGCTGGAAGCAGTGTGCCTGATGCCAAGGTGGAAATTTCCTATTTGGGGGTGAAGAAAGTTGTAGAAAGTGATGAGGAGGGGATAATAGATTGTGTTTTTGATTCGGTCCATTATAAGGAAAATGAAAAGCATAAGGTAGGTTTTAAATTAATCCCTGAAGAGGGCCTGACTCCCGAAAAAAACTGGACCTTTATTCCCGTAAGGCAATACGAAGAACAGCACCATCGGGGAATTATTTCCGATATAGATGATACCATTTTGATTTCCAATGCGACTGTTTTGGGTAAAAAGCTTTGGTTGTCCATTTCCAAAAACGCTTATACCCGAAGACCGTTTCCAGGGGTAAGTGAGTTCTATCATTTGCTTACTGAAGGGGGGAAAAATCCAGTTTTTTATGTTTCCAGTAGTGACTGGAACCTATATGACTTGATTCGGGATTTTTTGAATTATAGAAAAATACCTGATGGCCCATTATTATTAAAGGATTTTCATGTCAACCTAAAAAATATTTGGAAATCCGGTGGTGGGGACCACCAACATAAACTTGAAAAAATCGAATTGTTGTTCGATCTGTATCCAGGGATGAAATTCATATTAATTGGGGATAGCGGGCAGCACGACCCGGAGCTTTATGCCCAGGTCATTAAGGATTACCCCGGAAGGGTTTTGTCAGTTTATATCCGGCAGGTCAAAAAGGAAATGAATGAGGCTAGAAAGATATTGTTGAAGCAAATCAATAATTCTCCAGATTCACCAGAGATGGTTTTTGTTAGTTCTACGGAGGAAGCTATTCGCCATGCCAAAAGCAATTCACTAATCCATTCATGATTATGGCTAAGCAGTTTTTATGTATTTTAAACCCAATATCCGGGGGGGATATCGACAGGAATGATATTAAAGATTGGATCAAGGGAAATCTCCATGGAATAGAACTCACCATATGGGAAACAA includes the following:
- a CDS encoding App1 family protein, whose protein sequence is MIFRILTLPVRYTFSKVKKAVGKLGEIKIEPLYAFGNKRHIYVKGRVIEAYKQSKPSARKNYFQNILGALRRYAGSSVPDAKVEISYLGVKKVVESDEEGIIDCVFDSVHYKENEKHKVGFKLIPEEGLTPEKNWTFIPVRQYEEQHHRGIISDIDDTILISNATVLGKKLWLSISKNAYTRRPFPGVSEFYHLLTEGGKNPVFYVSSSDWNLYDLIRDFLNYRKIPDGPLLLKDFHVNLKNIWKSGGGDHQHKLEKIELLFDLYPGMKFILIGDSGQHDPELYAQVIKDYPGRVLSVYIRQVKKEMNEARKILLKQINNSPDSPEMVFVSSTEEAIRHAKSNSLIHS